The Macadamia integrifolia cultivar HAES 741 unplaced genomic scaffold, SCU_Mint_v3 scaffold1283, whole genome shotgun sequence genome has a segment encoding these proteins:
- the LOC122063293 gene encoding kinesin-like protein KIN-5D — MDTAQSQQLRRGGLVSLSPSQTPRSSDKAVRDLRSDGSSNHKHDKDKGVNVQVLLRCRPLSDDEMRVNTPIVISCNEHRREVSAVQNIANKQIDRTFAFDKVFGPTSQQKDLYEQAVSPIVNEVLEGYNCTIFAYGQTGTGKTYTMEGGGKKAKNGEFPSDAGVIPRAVREIFDILEAQNAEYSMKVTFLELYNEEITDLLALEECSKFIDDKSKKPIALMEDGKGGVFVRGLEEEIVCTASEIYKILEKGSAKRRTAETLLNKQSSRSHSIFSITIHIKECTPEGEELIKCGKLNLVDLAGSENISRSGAREGRAREAGEINKSLLTLGRVINALVEHSGHIPYRDSKLTRLLRDSLGGKTKTCIIATISPSIHCLEETLSTLDYAHRAKNIKNKPEVNQKMMKSAMIKDLYNEIDRLKQEVYATREKNGIYIPRDRFLQEEAEKKAMAEKIERLELDSESKDKQLSELQELYNSQLQLTMELSEKLEKTQKKLEDTEHALFDLEERYRQANATIKEKEYLISNLLRSEKALIEQAIELRSELENAASDVFGLFAKIERKDKIEEGNRILIQKFQSQITQQLEVLHKTVAASVTQQEQQLKEMEEDMQSFVSTKVEATEELRARVGKLKAMFGSGIKALDDLAGELNGNSQSTFGNLNSEVCKHSSALEDLLKGIASEADAILNELQSSLSSQEEKLAAFAQQQREGQSRAMETTRSISKITVNFFKTLDIHASKFTKIVEEAQVDHDQKLCELEKKFEECAANEERELLAKVAELLASSSARNKKLVQAAVDDLRESAASRTSKLQREMSTMQDFTSSVQNEWTTFMGKTESHYLEDTVAVETGKADLQKGLQHCMTKARMDSQQWRTAQDSLLCLEKDNVASVDSIVRGGMEANQMLRAQLSSAASSALEDVDVANKSLLSSIENSLKLDHDACGNIDSMIVPCCGDLRELRSGHYHKIVEITENAGKCLVEEYTVDEPSCSTPRKRSFNLPSMSSIEELRTPAFEELLKSFWDLRSSRQANGDVKHIQVAYEAAQSRDSRHPLTAIN, encoded by the exons ATGGACACTGCCCAATCACAGCAACTGAGGAGAGGGGGATTGGTCTCCCTTTCTCCCTCACAGACTCCAAGATCAAGCGACAAGGCAGTAAGAGATCTGCGATCGGATGGGAGTTCCAATCATAAGCATGATAAAGATAAAGGGGTGAATGTCCAGGTTCTTCTGCGTTGCAG ACCTTTAAGCGATGACGAGATGAGGGTCAACACACCCATAGTGATTTCATGCAATGAGCATAGACGAGAAGTATCTGCGGTTCAGAACATAGCCAACAAGCAGATTGATAGGACCTTTGCGTTTGACAAG GTCTTTGGCCCGACATCCCAACAGAAGGACTTGTACGAACAAGCTGTCTCTCCAATTGTTAATGAAGTTCTTGAGGGTTATAACTGCACTATCTTTGCTTATGGTCAGACGGGCACAGGGAAAACATATACAATGGAAGGAGGGGGAAAGAAAGCGAAG aATGGGGAATTCCCAAGTGATGCAGGTGTTATCCCTAGAGCTGTTCGGGAAATATTTGACATTCTTGAAGCGCAGAATGCCGAGTACAGCATGAAGGTTACATTTCTAGAACTCTACAATGAAGAAATAACAGATCTTTTGGCCCTAGAAGAATGTTCTAAGTTTATAGATGACAAGTCAAAAAAGCCAATAGCCCTCATGGAAGACGGAAAAGGAGGTGTTTTTGTGAGAGGCCTGGAAGAAGAGATAGTCTGCACTGCAAGTGAAATATATAAAATCTTGGAGAAAGGGTCTGCTAAAAGGCGAACTGCAGAGACACTTCTCAACAAACAAAGCAGTCGTTCTCATTCAATATTTTCCATCACAATTCACATTAAGGAGTGCACACCCGAGGGAGAGGAGCTGATCAAATGTGGAAAGCTTAATCTTGTTGACCTTGCTGGTTCTGAGAACATATCACGTTCCGGCGCAAGAGAG GGAAGAGCAAGGGAAGCGGGAGAGATCAATAAAAGCTTGCTCACACTTGGTCGTGTTATTAATGCACTCGTTGAACACTCTGGTCATATTCCATACAG GGATAGTAAATTAACAAGACTATTGAGGGATTCCTTGGGAGGGAAAACCAAGACATGTATAATTGCGACAATATCTCCTTCCATCCACTGCTTGGAAGAGACACTCAGTACTTTAGATTATGCACACCGTGCGAAAAATATCAAGAATAAACCAGAG GTCAatcagaagatgatgaaatccGCAATGATCAAGGATTTGTATAATGAAATTGACCGTCTCAAGCAAG AGGTATATGCTACAAGGGAAAAGAATGGTATCTATATACCAAGAGACCGTTTCCTGCAAGAAGAAGCCGAAAAGAAG GCTATGGCGGAGAAAATAGAGCGCTTGGAACTCGATTCAGAATCCAAGGACAAG CAACTGTCGGAGCTTCAGGAGCTTTACAATTCTCAGCTACAGTTAACCATGGAGTTAAGTGAAAAACTTGAGAAGACCCAG AAAAAACTTGAAGACACTGAACATGCATTATTTGATCTAGAAGAAAGATACCGACAGGCAAATGCAACAATTAAGGAAAAGGAATATCTCATCTCTAATCTCCTCAGATCGG AAAAAGCACTTATCGAGCAGGCAATTGAGCTTCGATCAGAGCTAGAGAATGCAGCATCAGATGTGTTTGGCTTGTTTGCGAAAATTG AGCGCAAAGACAAAATAGAGGAGGGAAATAGAATTCTTATTCAGAAATTTCAGTCTCAAATAACTCAGCAGCTTGAGGTCTTACATAAGACCGTTGCAGCTTCTGTGACACAGCAAGAGCAGCAACTGAAAGAAATGGAGGAAGACATGCAATCCTTTGTCTCCACAAAAGTTGAG GCTACTGAAGAACTTCGAGCACGGGTGGGGAAGCTGAAAGCTATGTTTGGTTCTGGAATCAAAGCTTTAGATGATTTAGCAGGGGAGCTTAATGGAAATTCTCAGTCAACCTTTGGAAATCTAAATTCAGAAGTTTGCAAGCACTCGTCTGCACTTGAGGAT CTTCTCAAAGGAATTGCTTCAGAGGCCGATGCAATACTTAATGAACTGCAAAGTAGCCTCTCTAGTCAAGAAGAGAAGCTAGCTGCATTTGCTCAACAGCAGCGTGAG GGCCAATCCAGAGCGATGGAGACCACAAGATCTATTTCTAAAATTACAGTGAACTTCTTCAAGACATTAGACATCCATGCATCCAAATTCACCAAAATTGTGGAAGAAGCACAAGTGGACCATGACCAGAAATTGTGTGAACTTGAAAAGAAATTTGAG GAGTGTGCTGCTAATGAAGAAAGGGAACTGCTAGCAAAAGTGGCAGAGCTGCTAGCAAGTTCAAGTGCTAGAAATAAAAAGCTG GTTCAAGCAGCAGTGGATGACCTACGGGAGAGTGCTGCTAGCAGAACCAGTAAGCTACAACGAGAAATGTCAACGATGCAAGATTTCACCTCATCTGTCCAAAATGAATGGACTACTTTCATGGGAAAAACTGAAAGCCACTATCTTGAGGATACAGTTGCAGTGGAAACCGGAAAGGCTGACTTGCAAAAGGGTCTTCAACACTG TATGACAAAGGCAAGAATGGATTCCCAACAATGGAGAACTGCCCAAGATTCCCTGCTTTGTCTGGAAAAAGACAATGTAGCTTCTGTGGATTCAATTGTCAG GGGTGGGATGGAAGCCAACCAGATGCTCCGTGCTCAGTTGTCTTCTGCTGCCTCATCTGCTCTTGAAGACGTAGATGTTGCGAACAAGAGCCTACTTTCCTCCATTGAAA ATTCCTTGAAACTCGACCATGATGCATGTGGAAATATCGATTCCATGATTGTTCCCTGCTGTGGGGATCTGAGGGAGTTGAGGAGTGGTCACTATCATAAGATTGTGGAGATAACAGAAAATGCAGGAAAATGTCTGGTGGAGGAATACACG GTGGATGAACCATCTTGTTCAACACCAAGAAAGAGGTCATTCAATTTGCCGAGCATGTCATCCATTGAAGAACTCAGAACTCCAGCTTTTGAGGAGTTACTGAAGTCATTCTGGGACCTTAGGTCCTCCAGGCAAGCAAATGGAGATGTAAAACACATACAAGTGGCATATGAGGCAGCTCAGTCAAGAGACTCCAGACATCCTCTCACTGCTATAAATTAA